The sequence tttttgtataaaagtGGTGTGCCTATGGTTTAATTGAGTAGAAGAGAAACACGTTAGAAACTataaatgttttgaaaatacaCAAGGAAGGTTCTTTAAGTGCTATATTTATAGATAGTTGAAGTGTTCTACATCCATAGACAGTTGAAGTGTAAAAAATTTGTCTACAAACATTGCtttaattcattaaaaaggTATGTAAGTTTTCTTCAaggtatgaattttttttttttttttgggagaatttGTTTACGATTGCTAAATTCACTCACCACTACAAATTTACGGATTGTTgggtttattaaaaaattaataattattaggTTTCTTGTAATCGAGAACACGTTCTATAATTGAAGTCTAAACTCATAGATGATAGAATCGGTGTATCGTAtttccttttaatatttttatttattgtgttattttggtgtttgaactattttttcttctcacatCTCTCTAcgctgtatttttttttttttttccttataatgAATGTCTTTCCtttgtacaaattttttttttttaatttaaatatacaaGTCTCATCTCACAcgcatagtttttttttttttgtagcctctatttttttttttttttgagaaattttgtagCCTCTATTTGGAAATTGCATTTTGCTTGTTTTTCAGAGGGGCGTTTTTTTATGTGGGTTTTGTGCAATGTTAACAGGACCCACAAATACCTTCAttagcaattttttctttaaaactagGTTTCATGGTAccattcacatatttaaaaattattttgctacctgatgttttagtttttaattacGCTGGTTTACTTTTACAGTAACCCCCGTAGGTAGCAGCAATATCTGACAAAGTCCCAcaatattattcacacatttaaaaattattttactaccaatattttagtttttaattacaCTTGTTTatgttcatccaaaaaaaaaaattacgctGGTTTACTTTTACAGTAACCCCAGATAGCAGCAATGTCTTACAAAATCTCATATTATTATCCacgtatttaaaaattattttgccgTCCGCtcgttttgtttttaattacgCTGGTTTGCTTTTACAGTAACCCCGGAGATAGCAGCAATGTCTGACAACTCACCACCTGAAGTCTCCAAATCCTTGaccgaagaagaagaagcaatttTGTGGGACTCTCTTCCTCCTGAAATCCTAACCCACATTTTGGTCCGCTTACCCATAAAATCTATCATCACTTGCACCTGTGTCTCCAAAACATGGAAATCCCTCATCCTAAACCCCACCTTTATTTCCACCCATCTTCACCACTCCtccagcaacaacaacaacctcCTCCTCTTCAGACTCTGCCCTAAGCCTCTCGTCGAAGCTTTCGATGACATGGACCCAATCGGAGACGAAAAAGAAGTTTATGCTTTACATCGGGACGACATGATCACCAATTTCGATCAATACACCAGGTTTGACGACTTCCCTTTCCATCGCAAAAGCTGCTCTGGAATATTCCGAGTGGTTGGTACTTGTAATGGCTTGATTTGCCTCGCCGATGATTTAAACGATCACTGTCCCAATTTCTATCTCTGGAACCCTTGTGTTAAAAAATACGTGAGACTTCCTTTCCCATATTTCTTGACTACCGGTATCTACACCGCGGCtgttgggtttggatttgattCCAAAACCAATGACTATAAGGTGGTGATGTTTGTCACTCGTGGCTATAGTCATGACCACGAGGACGAGGGTGAATCTCCACCCGAAGTTGAAGTTGAAGTTGAAGTTGAAGTTTACTCACTTGCCACTGGAAAATGGAGAGAGGCTACGGCTGAACGTCCCAAATGTGCTGTTCGCGATACCGTCATTGTCGACCTACGCCTACAGGCTTTTGTCAATGGGGCTTTGCATTTGGTTTGTTACAGGACTACTCCAGAAATCAGATTTGTCTActttgttttggtgtttgatttgGAGGATGAGGTCTTCCACGAGATACCACTGCCTAAGCATTCAGATATGTTCTTTTGGAAGTGGGTATCTATTATGGCATTTGGGAATTCCATTGCTGTGTTCAAACCGGGGTATTCTGTTAACACTCCCGATATATGGGTGTTGAAAAACTATTCAGATGCATCATCATGgaccaaaattataaatttagatgCTCAAGCGCCCCCACAGAGGCCACCTTCACGTTTTTACAGAGTTAAAACGCCTAGCCTAAAAGCTTTTAGGAAGAGTGGTGGGGCTATATTGCAAACACATAAAAAACGGCTCGTCTCAAAAGACCTTGAGACCAAAGAGGTTAAGGACCTTGGGATTACTGGATCTAAGTATAGTTTTGTTGATTCTTATGTTGAGAGTCTAGTTTTGCTAGACAAACCTGACCTTGCAAATCCTTATCCTTACTAAGGGAAAGAAAGAGGAACAACAACAGACAAGGTACATTTTATTTtcatacttatttttttatggttatcaGTTTTGTTCTTCATATATACTTGGCATTCATTATGAATTAGATATGAATTTAAATGCTATAAATTCATTTTGCTGATTGATTGCCTTAATTGAGTGGATTTATATGTAGGATAGATAGCTTATCAAAGTTTTGCTTGCTGTCAATTGCTTAgatgtatttttttgttgactCCATTTTATTCCATTGTTcatctttttccctcttttaatAGTTTGTGAATGAGttggtatattttttttacacaattgTACAAAGTAGAAGTTCTTATCAAAAGTATAGACCCTTATGCAAGAATTGGGGTTTCACATTGGCTTTAATGGGATGTAGTTCAATGTCTTTGCAAGTATGGTAGTTTTAATGGGATGTGTTTTCTTTCTGAGAATATTGTCTCAAAATTACAAGATTTGGTTGCTGCTGTTTTCGTAATTGGTTTTGCCCTGTTGTAGCTCACTGATGAATATATTCACTTATTTGGAATGGAAAATTTTAGAAGTCCATAGATAGTTAGCatctttttagctttttaattttatgtaattgaaaaCGTGTTGGTAGACAAATCAATCCTTGATTCATAAGAGTGATTTATTAATGTTGCAATGAGGTTGGTGTCAATAATCAAAAGAAAGCAATGAGTTTTATGATATGAAGCACAGGTGCGTTTCCAGATTTGGGTGCAGGTGTAGGTGTAGGTGTGGGActtggcaatttttgaaaaaataaggtGCGGGTGCAACAGGATGCGGcgattaaaaaaattctaaaaatatttttaatataccactaagcatactttttcacataaaattgACAACCATaagtaagtaaataaataacagCAGCAAGAAAAGCAATATACAAAACTTAtttcatacaattttaaaaCCCCCCAATTCTCATTTTAACCCATGACTCCTCCACCTTagaaagaaaccaaaaaaaatcaatctgaCAAAAGATTAACCATGCATATCACAATCAAAAAAGACGTTTATCAGTATCATTACCTCAAGTTAGTGGCTTTCAATCTAGAGAGAAATTCAGATAAACCTTCAAATTCCACAAACTACAAAGCAAAGCAGTGAAAGTACAAAACACCCCACTTCCATTACACAGTTTCACACCTATACACATTACATAATTTACATCACCCACCCAATTcagaaaactctctctctcaagttttAAGATACCCAAAACTCAACAGTGtaaagaacaaatttttttcacatatataacaacaaaaactcaaacaGAACAACAATAGCATAAACCCATATCAGCGTATAACCCTGTGTAGAGAGAGAACCTGAAGATTTCGGCCAAACGGTGCGTTTTGCacctttttttgttgaatttcggccgGTTCGGCCTGCATCGGCCGATATGGACCGATTCAGCCCGAATCAGCGTGAATTGGCCCGGTCCGGCGTGAATCAGCCCAAGCAGCACTGACACGCGGGCAGCAGCGTCGCTCGCCACACCCCACATCGGACTCGGGTGCAGCACCCATTTTGCCTCGTCCGTGCTTCAGATTGATAATTTGTGATTTTTGCTTGGCCAGATATTGTTGtacagattttggtttttgaatatATTTCTCTTGTTATGGAGAATGCTAACTTTTGCATCTAGTTTTTTTTACAACCCCCAAAATTTAGGTGGTTGTTTCCCTACTACATGAGATTTCTTGTTTTGCCTGTTAGGGTGGTTGTTTCTCTGCTAGGTAACTTTTGCTGATTTGGAGGCAGAACCCTTTCCTTGTAGTCATTCCTCTCACCCCATACCAACTTGTTGAAGGTGAACCTCAATCCATATTCGTAACacaactcccaaaaaaaaaatttctaccaAGAACCTAAGTTGGAAACTTTTTCTCAATGATTTAAAAGGCTGAAAATTATTTCATCTTATACCGTTGATGACATAGATTGTatttgtgttgtttcttttactAAGAATTTTGTATATTTCTACTCTCTTAGTTTCTTCTAGAACACATGTCTTCTCTTCATGATCGCCCTTTGTTATTTTGCTAGATTTCTTAGTATTAAGCAATTGCTGGCTTTGGAACCCGCTTAGATCATTTACCCTGGTCCCCTGGTACACTTGTCTTTGTGGTAAAGGCTTGGAGTATTTCTTAATATTTATCCAGAAAACCTTCAAGTATTGGTGTAGATTTTTTCCATATGATACTACACTGATTTGTGTTATTTTATCTCCTTTTGCTTTAAGCATAACTCGATAAATGGTCCGAttacttgttaaaaaaataaatctacttCTGCTATAAAATCACAAACAATCATGGTTGGTAATGAGCAGGGATATATTTATGAGAGCATGTTGAGGGATGATACAAACCTTGACTCAAACATGTGTTTTGTGGTCTAGTTGGCTTTGGCTTTACTTTGAAatgtttgttttggttgtgtGATATTCCTATTCTCTGATTTTCTTTGGGAGAGCGCTGTCTTCTCTTTACAATTTTCATATGTTAAGTAGCAAAATATCTTAATTGCTGACTTCGTATCCTGCTTAGAACATTTACCTCTGTCCCCCATTTACCTTGGTGCACATGTTCATTTGCTAAAGGCTTGCCGTATTTCTTAATTTGTACATTCCGAAAACCCACAAATCTCGGTGTAGGTTTTTTCTACGTTGTTACTAAACTGATTAGtatatttttatcttcttaTGGTATTACATCACAAAAAGGAATGCACTTACATATTTTTAGTTCTTGCAGGACTTTGTGCAATCATGGATGCTGATGAGCTGTACGTAAGTAACAAACTTTAACTCATTGAAAGAAAAACGCCAACAAAAAGTTTCTTGGTGATTTGTAGTTTCTTAGTGTTGACATTAGTTTATCATGTCAAATTGGATTGTAGTTATACATTAAAGGggtttattttgttaaactAATTTGGGCTACACAACTCTTATGTTAGTACTTCTAGATGATTTGAAGTTTGGTTTCAGTGAGTTTTCAAAAATGATTAAGAGCTGTATTGTCTGCCATGCTTGCATTATGTGTGTGTTATATTTCTCCTTATTCAATGAGTTAGATAGCAGTTACATCTATTGAATGGGTGTGTAAAGGGAGTAATTCTTAGATACTCCTAGAATATGGAGAATAGTGCTTCCTCCTCTCACGTTTATGGTAGGttctactcattaaattcatagtgAAGTCTACCATGAAAGGAGGGAGCACCGTTTCTCCatactccgggagtacctaagaattttccatgTAAAGGTATCTATGGAAAAAAACCTATAAATCTATCTTTTAATGGTAGGATATGCACATTTAAGATAATAGGAATGAGTGATGCCTATGGCACACTGTTTCTGTTTTGCGTGTTGTGTGGTCAATGCACAATCAAGTACGTAAAGCCTACTGCTTGTAAGTTGTAAACCATCTGATGCCTACTGGAtgctgtgtttgtgtttgatattgTGTGTTTTGCTGCTGCGGTGTCTGATATAGTGAGTTTCCTGTGCTGCTGTTGTGTTAATTGGCCTGTTGCATaataattttcagattttaaaaataataaataaagaaaatcctGAAGTTTTAAAAGTAGTAACAAATTATGACCTATAACAGGTTACAggttaaattataaattgcagATTTTAACTTTACCTAAAATTTGATTTAGTcttgttattttaatttcattttattcaatTCTCTAGCTTTGATCTTTATTCAGTTCAGACATCCCATTAATGTTTGTTAATAATAAACTAtgctccctttttttttttctaaattttttaaatttatgaaattaaaagaaaaaaaaatcaaaattacattgttttttttttaacaaagagcGCAAGTCCAAGTTTGTGTTTGGGAATAGATTATAAGtcagtcttttgttttttaaatttaatgtataactttttaaaatctcctattttcaaaatacaagtatactttaacatagtttcaacaaaaagttttgaGCAAAAACCTAAATAAgctattacaaaaaattaaaactataataagactaaattaaatttttgaaaagtttagagggtgcaatttaaataaaaaataaaccaattaGGCTGTGAGTTGAGCCTTTGAAATGTTGCCATACTCCACACAAAAAGGTAGGGAAAAAAATCAGGGCAAGCAAACCAGAGATGAAAGCCGAGAAGAACAAGCACATTGATTGTCTTCTTCTATTCTGTCAATTATCGGGATAATACAATTTTCTCAAACTGAAAACTCAAAGTTGGAATTCTCAAATTGCCGAATTCTATTTCTAATATACTAATGACTGCGATTTTTAGACAATGCCTTATTCAAGCTTTAATAGATTTTTAAGTAACCCAAGTTATTtatcaaaagttttaatatccttgaaagagagaatattttctAAGTATGTGTTCATGCCAGACTTAATCTTTgatgttttagattttttttttaagtgaggtGCATTTGTGTATATTGGAAGTAtgcaagcaaaaaaatttgcaaatttaAGAGTAATAGAAGTTCTAGTTTTATAATACTAGTTTAAGTAGCTTGGAATTGTGTTGTCGTGAGGATAACTCAGGCCAAGTGTTGAAGAAGGTTAACAAAAAAACCCAGCAGCAAACAAGattaaagcaaagaaaaagcctttttttttatagagcaAAGAAAAAGTTAATAGGATTGAAATTGGAATGACTTATTGTAAAAAATGAGAAGCAAAGAGCTCAATTAAATGAGGTGCAACAGGGTGATACAATTGGAATTAGGAATAGAATTCTAGAGCCTAAAAGGGGTGGTAAATGGGcgggttgggtcataaatggaaTGGGTTATAAATGGGTTGGGTGtgtaattacccatttatccatttatgacccgtttatatataaattaattatcaattaccaacacaacccatttaattagtaatccacccatttaacccaatatgaccCAATTACCTCTAAAACTACTTGAATACCCTCTTGACCTCCaaatttaccaaaataaccTTAAATACCTAAAATGACACAAATACTCCTACACTTCCAAAATTACCTATATACCCTTGGACGTCCAAAATTatccccaaaatctctaaaatgagcaaaatatcgccaaaatctctaaaatgaacaaaatacccatgaaacctctaaaataaccaaaatacccccgatatctctaaaattaccaaatatactcaaaaaccactaaaatgaccaaaatatccccaaaatctctaaaatgagtaaaatacccatgaaacctctaaactgagcaaaatacccctgatatctttaaaatcaccaaatatgcttaaaacccactaaaatgaccaaaatacctccaaaatctctaaaattagcAAACTACCCCCCAAACctctaaaatgtccaaaatatccccaaaacctaaaaaattaccaaaatccccgtaaaacccaaaaaatgaccaaaataccccccgaaatctagaaaatgaccaaaataccccaaaaactaaacaaaaagaccaaaatacccccaaaactaaaaaaaaagaccaaaatacccccaaaacccaaaaaatgaccaaaataacccttaaacctagaaaatgaccaaaatacccctgaaacccagaaaaaagaccaaaatacccctgaaacccagaaaatgaccaaaatacctccgaaacccaaaaaaaaatgaccaaaatacccccaaaacccaaaaaatggccaaaatacccccgaaacccaaaaaatgaccaaaatacctccaaaacccacaaaatgagcaaaatacccctgaaacctaaaaaattactaaaacacCCCAAAgcttaaaaattaccaaaatacttctgAACCCtagaaatttaccaaaataacaaaaaaatctaaaaattattgaaataaccctaaaacataaaagatgacagaaatgccctcgtaacctaaaaaatgaataaaatacccttagaatataaaaaaaatgatcaaaataatcccgaaaccaaaaaaaattaccgaaattccctcgaaacctataaaatgattgaaatactcttagaacctttaatttgtataaaatatcctcaaaacatccaaaataccctaaacctctattttggtaattttagatgtttcaggtgtattttggtcatcttacatgtttaggggtattttggtcataatttaggttttaggggtttttattgatcattttttttaatgttttggggttattttggtcattttttaggttttggggtatttcgacaattttttaggtttcaggggtattttagttattttttaggttttggaggtatttcaGCCATAATTTaggtttagggagtattttggtaattttttatgtaaggttgaatttaatcaaccattttattggttttattccgtgccaaatttgcttgtatttcagcatttagtaaccctgtatttaggtgggtttgttgtaagggtagtgagtgagatagggtgttgattgctcaagagtgtgcaagaaaacagagactcgcggcttgttctcgcgggtggctcgcgggtTCAAgacgccagacgcagcacacgcgCCAAGCGtgctagaaggtgaacagtcatgctagctggagcactacaggacaaaacaggacaactggccatacggttatctcgcgactggatctcgcaactcagtcaagtcgcgaggtcaagccgcgagccacccctgttttgtaaaacctgacgtttcacattcctctctcactccagtataaataccccttatacccacaaatgaaagacagcttccagagagaattttgagagagaaaccctaaagaaaaataagattgattcacctacaatctatacattagagtctcttcaaattcctcaactctcttcctctccattgtcaaatccttgagaggcattttaccaaaaccttgttctcaccatattcatcactgtgagagggctgtttggttttctgTGAAGTAGTTAGGAatgaaccaatctacattggttgatgctacggtctagtagcggaattcaggaagctagaaaagaaaaaggttcagcgcaacctcgttggagcaagaagcttggagggcttaggtgcactgggtagattaggcttggagggtctattgctatccatgtatcccaactacattttctagtggattgtttaccgcttggagggcggcggagaggttttacgtcgagggcttcggtttcctcttcgataacacatcgcgtgttgtctttgtgtttgcatcttccttcccttttatctttgccttttattatctgctgtgggttgtgattttaatttggcttagatagtttatccaattctatattatagcgtatgttcattttccgcacactagttgtttgacataaagcttgaattggttaatttgtaaattgggggtctaaacgttcaagggtgtttatacatatatttgaacttttcatttttaggttttgggttttatttgggGGGTATCatattttgggggtattttggtcatttttaggtttcgggggtattttggtcatttttttggttttgggggttattttagtcatttttaggttttgggggttttagtcattttttgggtttttgggggtattttggtcatttttttgggttctggggggtattttggtcattttttgggttttgaaggtattttggtaattttcaagttttggtggtattttggtcattttatggttttgggggtattttggtcattttttaggtttcagaagtattttggtcattttatgatcttggggatattttggtcattttttaggtttcgggggtattttggtaatttttaggttttgggggtattttggacattttttaggttttaggggtatttttgtcaatttttagaaatttagattttatgttatttatttaaattttaaatggggTTTAGTGGGTATTAGTGGGTTTATCCATTAAGacccatataattaaa is a genomic window of Quercus lobata isolate SW786 chromosome 2, ValleyOak3.0 Primary Assembly, whole genome shotgun sequence containing:
- the LOC115978106 gene encoding F-box/kelch-repeat protein At3g06240-like, which gives rise to MSDNSPPEVSKSLTEEEEAILWDSLPPEILTHILVRLPIKSIITCTCVSKTWKSLILNPTFISTHLHHSSSNNNNLLLFRLCPKPLVEAFDDMDPIGDEKEVYALHRDDMITNFDQYTRFDDFPFHRKSCSGIFRVVGTCNGLICLADDLNDHCPNFYLWNPCVKKYVRLPFPYFLTTGIYTAAVGFGFDSKTNDYKVVMFVTRGYSHDHEDEGESPPEVEVEVEVEVYSLATGKWREATAERPKCAVRDTVIVDLRLQAFVNGALHLVCYRTTPEIRFVYFVLVFDLEDEVFHEIPLPKHSDMFFWKWVSIMAFGNSIAVFKPGYSVNTPDIWVLKNYSDASSWTKIINLDAQAPPQRPPSRFYRVKTPSLKAFRKSGGAILQTHKKRLVSKDLETKEVKDLGITGSKYSFVDSYVESLVLLDKPDLANPYPY